Part of the Desulfobulbaceae bacterium genome is shown below.
ACCCTTGGGCACGGGGATCATCACCACCGCCATCAAGGCTGGTCTTGCCGGGGCGGCAATTATGGAAACGGTCACCCGGAGCATGGCGACCTTGAATCGGGATAGCGCCATGGTGATGCGCGATTACCCGGTACATGCCTGCACCGACATCACTGGTTTTGGTTTCTTAGGACACCTCGCCGAAATGGTTGTAGACTCCGGCCACGGGGTGCGCATTCAGGCGGCAAGTGTCCCGGTTTGGTCGGAGGCCCTGGCGTGGGCCGCCATGGGGTTGATTCCGGCTGGGGCCTATAGCAACCGAAACTTCAGGGGGGCTTTGGTGGAATTTGGGCCAGGGGTTGAGCAAAGATGCCAGGATGTCCTCTTTGACCCACAGACGTCCGGTGGCCTGCTTATCTCGGTAGAGGCAGAGGCGGCAGACGACTTGCTCAAGGCCCTGATCACTGCCGGGATGGCAGATGCCGCCATGGTAGGGGAGGTGTTATTGGAGCCAAAAGGAAGGATCATCGTGAAATGAGCCACAGTGAGGCACAGAGACATCAAAAAAGGAGAAACGTATGACACAAGAAATCGATTGCCGAGGACTGGCTTGTCCCGCCCCGGTGCTTCAGGTCAGAGAAATTCTGGAAAAGGGATCGCCTGCCTCCCTGATTATTGTCGTTGACAACGAGGCGGCCTGGGAGAATGTCACCCGCTTTCTTGAGTATCACAACTTCCAGATCACCACCGAACGTCAAGGCTCTGACTTCCGGGTAACCGGCACAAGAAATGGTGAGGAAAGTATCCCCGTGCAGGAGTCAAAGCCTGTGGCAGAAGGCCAACACAAGAAGATTTTGATTATGGTCGGGACAAACCGGATGGGCCATGGTGACGATGGCCTGGGCTCGAAGCTCCTGATCAATTTCCTGAAGACCCTGAAGGAAATGGGGCCTGATTTGTGGCTTCTCGTCTTTATCAACAGCGGCGTCACCTTGGCGGCTGAAGATTCTGAGGGCTTGCCCATCTTACAGGGGCTTGCTTGCGAAGGGGTCAAGATTCTGGTCTGCGGCACCTGCCTAACCCACTTCAATTTGCTTGATAAAAAGCAGGTCGGCGAGACCACCAATATGCTTGATATCGTCACCGCTATGCAACTTGCCGATTCGGTTATCACGGTCTGATGGTATGCCCTTCACCTTCATGGCGAAAATAAGTCCTTCGGCTTTGTCTTGAGTGTTTGTAAT
Proteins encoded:
- the yedF gene encoding sulfurtransferase-like selenium metabolism protein YedF, translated to MTQEIDCRGLACPAPVLQVREILEKGSPASLIIVVDNEAAWENVTRFLEYHNFQITTERQGSDFRVTGTRNGEESIPVQESKPVAEGQHKKILIMVGTNRMGHGDDGLGSKLLINFLKTLKEMGPDLWLLVFINSGVTLAAEDSEGLPILQGLACEGVKILVCGTCLTHFNLLDKKQVGETTNMLDIVTAMQLADSVITV